From one Henningerozyma blattae CBS 6284 chromosome 1, complete genome genomic stretch:
- the RCN1 gene encoding Rcn1p (similar to Saccharomyces cerevisiae RCN1 (YKL159C); ancestral locus Anc_5.281) — MAKITDTIIITSSQSETSITDVAIVDYIESWIEDNVLTHYKVVSSNPVELVALRSFKRVLVICPTIELSEIIMEKMNSIQNNPLLSNLQLNYAAFDSKDLHNDDYEKKYLKLPKGEKRFLVSPPTSPPPEFDYSKVEEAPNVFHHKTPLMFNEVQGRATLVKSSVGTIILDNSACSSLQTLEEPSIREFKTAMPPKSIFEED, encoded by the coding sequence ATGGCAAAGATCACAGATACAATAATCATAACATCTTCACAATCGGAAACAAGTATTACAGATGTTGCAATAGTGGACTACATAGAGTCATGGATAGAAGATAATGTATTGACACATTATAAAGTTGTTTCATCTAACCCTGTAGAATTAGTTGCATTACGGAGTTTTAAAAGAGTCTTAGTGATTTGTCCAACGATAGAGTTATCAGAAATAATTATGGAAAAGATGAATtctattcaaaataatcctctattatcaaatttacaattaaacTACGCTGCATTTGACAGTAAGGATTTACATAATGATGATTATgagaagaaatatttaaaattaccAAAAGGTGAAAAACGATTTTTAGTTTCACCTCCAACTTCTCCACCGCCGGAGTTTGATTATTCAAAAGTAGAAGAAGCACCAAATGTATTCCATCATAAAACTCCATTAATGTTTAATGAGGTTCAAGGTAGGGCAACTCTAGTTAAAAGCTCAGTAGGTACAATCATATTGGATAATTCTGCTTGTAGTAGTTTACAAACATTAGAAGAACCTTCAATAAGAGAATTTAAAACTGCTATGCCTCCAAAATCTATATTTGAGGaggattaa
- the CIC1 gene encoding Cic1p (similar to Saccharomyces cerevisiae CIC1 (YHR052W); ancestral locus Anc_5.278) produces MAKTKNGSKPNSRSGSKKNTPVNTPTKKNPKLKAANNKAPKKDDLPIPKARIDAAISELRKFSSKKDTEDEDSKKNLLDDDEDSTDDLNKSFQLITVNNKSFTGTTKSFKLKMLPVPHSLYKSWKKASVTSVKDFKTLLILKDDDISKVAEDDLFDKLNESDITIDQIISGKDLKTVYKAFEKRRAFISEFSLILADENIITTLPKLLGGKFYNKVETTPISIRSYSSGKVFSIETLTNSIKKVYLNQLPVSLPRGTTMNVHLGNLQWFDNKELSENVTSITKKLLETYPLRSIFIKTNKSPVLPLYYNQDVLNEIAASAESKANADNNGREIQSVKIDGMDVKLTAFDKALLEITNPDEVSTVFAKQINATKRAREDEKDEKVEKDDEKMTTKKAKKA; encoded by the coding sequence ATGGCTAAGACAAAAAATGGTTCCAAACCTAATTCAAGATCAGGTTCTAAGAAGAATACTCCAGTTAACACtccaacaaaaaaaaatccaaaGTTAAAAGcagcaaataataaagctCCAAAGAAAGATGATTTACCAATTCCAAAAGCTCGTATAGATGCTGCTATTAGTGAATTGCGTAAATTTTCTAGTAAAAAAGATACAGAAGATGAAGACTCTAAGAAGAATTTGTTAGATGATGACGAAGATTCCACCGATGATTTAAACAAAAGTTTCCAATTAATCActgttaataataaatcttttacTGGTACTactaaatcttttaaattaaagatgTTACCTGTTCCACATTCCTTATATAAATCATGGAAAAAGGCTTCTGTGACATCTGTAAAGGATTTCAaaactttattaattttaaaagatgatgatatctCAAAAGTTGCTGAAGATGACTTATTTGACAAACTAAATGAATCCGATATCACTATTgatcaaattatttctgGTAAGGATTTAAAAACTGTTTATAAAGCTTTTGAAAAGAGAAGAGCATTCATTTctgaattttctttaattttagcGGACgaaaatataattacaACATTACCTAAATTACTTGGTGGTaagttttataataaagtaGAAACTACACCAATAAGTATAAGGTCATATAGCTCTGGTAAAGTATTTTCTATTGAAACCCTAACCAATAGCATTAAGAAAGTTTACTTAAATCAATTACCAGTTTCATTACCAAGAGGTACCACTATGAATGTTCATTTAGGTAACTTACAATGGTTTGATAATAAGGAATTATCAGAAAATGTAACATCGAttactaaaaaattattagaaacgTATCCACTTAGatctattttcattaaaactAATAAATCTCCAGTTTTACCATTATATTACAATCAAGATgtattaaatgaaattgcAGCTTCAGCTGAAAGCAAAGCTAATGCGGATAATAATGGCAGAGAAATTCAATCTGTTAAGATTGATGGCATGGACGTTAAATTAACCGCTTTCGATAAGGCATTATTAGAGATCACTAACCCTGATGAGGTTTCTACTGTATTTGCTAAACAAATCAATGCTACAAAGAGAGCTAGAGAAGACGAGAAGGATGAGAAAGTTGagaaagatgatgaaaagaTGACAACTAAAAAGGCTAAAAAGGCATAG
- the ELF1 gene encoding Elf1p (similar to Saccharomyces cerevisiae ELF1 (YKL160W); ancestral locus Anc_5.279) — protein sequence MGKRKKSSRGPAKKVVLKLDTKFNCLFCNHEKSVSCVLDKKMNLGSLNCKICGQSFQTRINALSQPVDIYSDWFDAVEEVNAGRASDSDGRDSDDGSSSDYESDSDDEPTRGINGKAPVDSDEDEVDSDEEQIGSHKRRGAVVDSDDE from the coding sequence atggGTAAAAGAAAGAAGTCATCTAGAGGTCCAGCAAAGAAAGTTGTGTTGAAATTGGATACAAAGTTTAATTGTCTATTTTGTAATCATGAAAAGTCAGTGTCATGTGTGTTAGAtaagaaaatgaatttagGTTCCTTGAACTGCAAAATCTGTGGCCAATCGTTTCAAACTAGAATCAACGCTCTTTCACAACCTGTTGATATCTATAGTGATTGGTTTGATGCAGTAGAGGAAGTTAATGCTGGTAGAGCCAGTGATTCTGATGGTAGAGATAGCGATGATGGTAGTAGCAGTGATTATGAAAGTGACTCTGATGACGAACCAACTAGAGGAATCAATGGTAAAGCTCCTGTTGACtcagatgaagatgaagttGATTCCGATGAAGAACAAATTGGTTCCCATAAGAGAAGGGGTGCGGTAGTGGATAGTGATGATGAatag